DNA from Pseudomonadota bacterium:
AGATTGTTTTTGTGCTGACGGTCTTCCATGGGTTTTTATAGTTCATTTGCTAATATGCCTTTTGAAATATATTACTTCTCAGGTCTGTTATAAATCACTGTTCAAGGTTTGACCTTGTTTTCCTTCTATGGAGTTATTTTAACTTTATCATTTTCTATCCTTCACCTACCAGTCCTTAATGTTGGTTAGCAATCGAAATTGAGAATTATAGGTGAAAGAGAGTAACAATTTGTTCGCTGTAATCAGGCTACCTTGAGTTGAAGGTTTTTACCGACGGCATGTGCATAATTCACTAAGGTTGAGAGACGGATATCTTCAGCATGGTTTTCGATTCGAGAAATAGCAGATTTTTTAGTATTTAATATGTCAGCAACTTCTTGCTGGGTAAGACCTGCCTCAAGGCGGGCCTGCTTGAGAAGGACACCAATTTTAAATTGCTCATATCCTTTATCAAAATTTTGTGGAAAATTAAGACTTTTCTTCTTTCTTTTTTCTATATATTTATCCAGATCATCCATCTGTTTACCTCTTGCTAAGAAATTCATTATTTCGTTTTTCTGCCAATAGTATTTCCCTTAAGGGCAATTCCCAGATTCTGTGCGATAAAATGAGATGGTTTTCATGGGTATAAAGTACACTTATATGTGAACATTGTCAAGCCGATTCACTTCTGATTATTCAGTCAGGCAGCAATCGGTTTAGAACGCAGCGGCGCGAGGTCTTATCACGCCGAGTGCCTGCCGGGCTTTGTGTACGCCCGGCAGGGGCGTGAATTTATAAATTGTTGCGATGCGGGAGTAGAAGCGATATTTATAGCATAAGCGATTTTATGTTAACCGCTTAAGGGAATATATCCCATCAAGACCTTTTATGTGTTTGGGTATTTTTTCATTAACGGATTTAAAATTCTCTTTAAAACGCTGGTATAGATCAGATACAAATACTTTACTGCCGATTATCCCCGAATCCGTAAAATATCGGCTGCGGTTGATAAAACGATCCATGCGGCTTATCTCAAATGACTTCTTTCTTTCTTTATTTATAATATTGGCAGGGATGGTTTTTTTATTTTTCTCTTCAGATCTGTCAATTGCTCCTGCTTCGTAAACATATTCCCGATAGCGTATAAGCCTTTTCTTTTTATCCCGGATTCCGAATTTATTTAAACCGAAATCCCAGGATAAAAAACAATCCTTATTGCCTGTTTGCACATGATAGCCGATTGAGTTCCAGCGATAATTATCCGGCTTTTCAACCAGTCCGGCCCGTACAGGATTTAAATCAATATATGCCAGGCAATGAATCAAAGTGTTGCCGTTTTCTACAATCACGCTCTTGTAGCGGTCTGCCCAGAAGGTTCCTTTTCGGTTACGGTTTTTATTATAGCTTCTTGAAAATGTTTGCTTGATCTCGCGCATAAACTCGGAAATGCTTGACCATTTGGATCTGTAGCGGGGGATATGGTCTGATGAAAAATTATTATCATTACCGTAATAAAGTATGTAACGCTTTTTAATTTCTTCATCATTAAGATATGTTTCGGTATGCATTCGAACCAATAAATGAAAATGATTGCCCATTATGCAATATCCAAGAATATCGGTAAAATAGATTTTACTAAGACGTTTGATAATATCAACCAGCTTGTCTTTTTCAATATCATTAAAAGGATAACCATCTAAAGCGGTTCTGGACATAACATGATATACGGTTTTTTGATCCGGCACGATCATTCTCGCAATTCTTGGCATATAAAATCCTCCTGATTCTCTGATTCTCCTGATTTTGATTAAGCCTTTATATAAAATACAGGCAATTAATATGTTAAGCATAATTCGCCTGTCCCTTATAGTTCCTTGGCGTACTTATAGTTCGTCCCTTATAGTTCTTCTCAAGCTGGTCCGATTTAAGAAAACAATTATGCGGACAAGATCGAATTACGGTTTCAGTGAAATGCCAAAATGGGGATATGGTTCATGTAAGGAAAAGTACAAAGCCGGAACAGAGGCAACAAATTATTTATGATGCTTTAAATCTGACACACTACCCAGGAGGAACCGTGAAGACTATTGTGTGAAACGATAAAATTTGTAGTGCCATAAAGCAAGCTTAAAACACTTTAACATATTGTTTTTATGGTATATTGCAAATTATGGTCACAAAGATGGGCTAAGCACAAGCAATGGGAGTTTCAAGCATAATTTGCCTGTCCCTTTATAATTCTTTATAATTCTTCAAGCATAATTTGCCTGTCCCTTTATAATTCTTTGAATAAACTAAAAAAATAGTATAAATTAATGCTATGATTGAAAACAAATATTATACAATTCCACAGGCTGCTGAAATTTGTGCTGTTGGCAGATCTTCTATGTGGCGGTGGGTTAAATCGGGAAAGATTCCAGCAGCAATAACTGTGGGGAGACATCACCGCATTTTCAGAGAGGACTTATTCACATTTATTGAACAAAAAGAGATGACCCCACGCTTAAAGAAATCAATAATTTATTTATCTAAACCATAAGAGTATAAATGGATAAAAATAAAAGCATCATTGGACAAACGAGTAAGCATGAAAGGCTTGCAAAAAAATAAGCTATGAAAACCAGGGCCAAATATAAGGGCTTGGTTTTTTGAGATTTTGATTGTTTCTTAGGAGGGGTTTATGCTAAATTGCCGTTTTTTGACTGTACTGATCCTTGCTTTGTTCCTGATATGCGGTTCGCTTTCGTTTGCCGCGCCTCCAGATGCGGGGCAATTGTTGAACCAAGAGCGCCAGCCCGGCAAACAGCTGCCTGATCGCCTGCCTCAGGATAGCGACAAGGAGACCGAGCGAGCGCCTCCAGACGCAGGTACCAAGGTTCTTGTTAAAGGGTTCTGTT
Protein-coding regions in this window:
- a CDS encoding helix-turn-helix domain-containing protein, producing MDDLDKYIEKRKKKSLNFPQNFDKGYEQFKIGVLLKQARLEAGLTQQEVADILNTKKSAISRIENHAEDIRLSTLVNYAHAVGKNLQLKVA
- a CDS encoding transposase; this translates as MPRIARMIVPDQKTVYHVMSRTALDGYPFNDIEKDKLVDIIKRLSKIYFTDILGYCIMGNHFHLLVRMHTETYLNDEEIKKRYILYYGNDNNFSSDHIPRYRSKWSSISEFMREIKQTFSRSYNKNRNRKGTFWADRYKSVIVENGNTLIHCLAYIDLNPVRAGLVEKPDNYRWNSIGYHVQTGNKDCFLSWDFGLNKFGIRDKKKRLIRYREYVYEAGAIDRSEEKNKKTIPANIINKERKKSFEISRMDRFINRSRYFTDSGIIGSKVFVSDLYQRFKENFKSVNEKIPKHIKGLDGIYSLKRLT
- a CDS encoding helix-turn-helix domain-containing protein, translating into MIENKYYTIPQAAEICAVGRSSMWRWVKSGKIPAAITVGRHHRIFREDLFTFIEQKEMTPRLKKSIIYLSKP